One genomic segment of Candidatus Saccharimonas sp. includes these proteins:
- a CDS encoding AAA family ATPase, translating to MNKQILKLKNQKKSDSVKIIALVGLAGSGKSTATNYLKQKGYPSVYFGGVVMKALKDENLEITPANEKMMRTKLREDFGKDIIVNKIVEQIQNLIKSGQKRIIADGLYTWTEYKILKKHFPTELKVIALVPPKNLRHKRISSRPERAMTLAEINDRDFNEIEVLEKGGPIAIADYFIVNKNSNLQTRLKIDKILKEINF from the coding sequence ATGAATAAACAAATTTTAAAACTTAAAAACCAAAAAAAGAGCGATTCTGTAAAAATTATTGCATTAGTAGGATTGGCCGGAAGTGGCAAAAGTACCGCTACAAATTATCTAAAACAAAAAGGCTATCCGAGCGTTTATTTTGGTGGAGTTGTAATGAAGGCGCTAAAAGATGAAAATCTTGAAATTACACCAGCGAATGAAAAAATGATGCGCACAAAACTACGTGAAGATTTTGGCAAAGATATAATTGTAAATAAAATTGTTGAACAAATTCAAAATCTCATTAAGTCTGGCCAAAAACGTATTATCGCTGATGGTCTTTACACTTGGACTGAATATAAAATTCTCAAAAAACACTTTCCAACTGAACTAAAAGTTATAGCATTAGTTCCACCAAAAAATCTTCGTCACAAGCGAATTTCCTCTCGCCCCGAGCGAGCAATGACTTTAGCCGAAATTAATGACCGTGATTTTAATGAAATTGAAGTTCTTGAAAAAGGTGGCCCAATCGCAATTGCTGATTATTTCATCGTAAATAAAAATTCAAATCTTCAAACTCGCCTCAAAATCGATAAAATTCTTAAAGAAATTAACTTTTAA
- a CDS encoding GreA/GreB family elongation factor, whose translation MKNTTKIYLSKQGFKELKKKIAKLEHEQRMLEMELRDGDVKEDLLRQNDIFARIDAIRSEINEKNFQIHNSKILPRSRKISSKVSIGSFVELFDRATGRIMKFRIVESLEANPLIGKISAESPLGKSVLGRTVNEIISWTANSQSMNMTLVAIR comes from the coding sequence ATGAAAAATACCACTAAAATTTATTTGAGCAAACAAGGATTTAAAGAATTAAAAAAGAAAATTGCAAAGCTTGAGCATGAACAAAGAATGCTTGAGATGGAACTTCGTGACGGCGATGTTAAAGAGGATTTATTAAGGCAAAATGATATTTTCGCACGAATTGATGCAATTCGAAGTGAAATTAATGAAAAGAATTTTCAAATTCATAATTCAAAAATTCTACCTAGGAGCAGGAAAATTAGTTCGAAGGTTTCTATCGGTTCATTTGTGGAGCTTTTCGATCGTGCAACTGGACGAATTATGAAATTTCGAATTGTTGAAAGCTTAGAAGCAAATCCGCTTATTGGCAAGATTTCCGCCGAGAGCCCTCTAGGCAAAAGCGTACTTGGCCGAACAGTGAACGAAATTATTAGTTGGACGGCAAATTCTCAAAGTATGAATATGACTCTTGTGGCGATTCGCTAA